The Parus major isolate Abel chromosome 24, Parus_major1.1, whole genome shotgun sequence genome contains a region encoding:
- the VPS26B gene encoding vacuolar protein sorting-associated protein 26B, which translates to MSFFGFGQSPELELVLSDAESRRRVEHKTEEGKKEKYFLFYDGETVSGRVVLTLKNPNKRLEHQGIKVEFIGQIELYYDRGNHHEFVSLVKDLARPGEFTQSQTFDFEFTHVEKPYESYTGQNVKLRYFLRATVSRRLNDVVKEMDIVVHTLSTYPELNSSIKMEVGIEDCLHIEFEYNKSKYHLKDVIVGKIYFLLVRIKIKHMEIDIIKRETTGTGPNVYHENDTIAKYEIMDGAPVRGESIPIRLFLAGYELTPTMRDINKKFSVRYYLNLVLIDEEERRYFKQQEVVLWRKGDIVRKSMSHQAAIASQRFEGTSSHGEAKPPGQPAENNGQQ; encoded by the exons ATGAGCTTCTTCGGGTTCGGGCAGAGCCcggagctggagctggtgctgagcGACGCCGAGAGCCGGCGGCGGGTGGAGCACAAGACGGAGGAAGGCAAGAAGGAGAAATACTTCCTCTTCTACGACGGCGAGACCGTGTCGGGGCGGGTGGTCCTCACCCTCAAGAACCCCAACAAGCGGCTGGAGCACCAGGGCATCAAAGTGGAGTTCATCGGGCAGATCG AACTCTACTATGACCGAGGGAACCACCACGAGTTCGTGTCCCTGGTGAAGGACCTGGCCCGGCCTGGGGAGTTCACTCAGTCACAGACATTTGACTTTGAGTTCACACACGTGGAGAAACCTTACGAGTCCTACACGGGGCAGAACGTGAAGCTACG GTATTTCCTCCGTGCCACCGTGAGCCGCAGGCTGAACGACGTGGTCAAGGAGATGGACATCGTTGTGCACACCCTGAGCACCTACCCCGAGCTCAACTCCTCCATCAAGATGGAAGTGGGCATCGAGGACTGCCTGCACATCGAGTTCGAGTACAACAAGTCCAA gTACCATTTAAAAGATGTGATTGTGGGGAAGATCTACTTCCTGCTGGTGCGGATCAAGATCAAGCACATGGAGATAGACATCATCAAGAGGGAGACAACAGGCACGGGGCCCAACGTGTACCACGAGAACGACACCATAGCCAAGTACGAGATCATGGATGGGGCACCTGTGAGAG GGGAGTCCATTCCCATCAGGCTCTTTCTGGCTGGCTATGAGCTGACTCCAACCATGAGGGACATCAACAAGAAGTTCTCTGTGCGTTATTACCTCAATCTGGTGCTGATCGATGAGGAGGAGAGACGCTACTTCAAACAGCAG gaggTGGTGCTGTGGAGGAAAGGGGACATCGTGAGGAAGAGCATGTCCCACCAAGCTGCCATCGCGTCCCAGCGCTTCGAGGGGACATCCTCGCACGGCGAGGCCAAGCCCCCCGGGCAGCCCGCGGAGAACAACGGGCAGCAGTGA